A genomic segment from Rhizobium sp. NLR16a encodes:
- a CDS encoding Lrp/AsnC ligand binding domain-containing protein, whose protein sequence is MKPIFVQLQCAPGKTYEVADAIYQTELVSELYSTSGDYDLLLKIYIEEGQDIGKFINDNIANIPGIVRSLTTLTFKAF, encoded by the coding sequence ATGAAGCCGATCTTCGTCCAGCTCCAATGCGCCCCCGGCAAGACCTATGAGGTCGCCGACGCCATCTACCAGACCGAGCTGGTCTCGGAGCTCTATTCCACAAGCGGCGATTACGACCTGCTGTTGAAGATCTATATCGAGGAAGGTCAGGATATCGGCAAGTTCATCAATGACAATATCGCCAATATTCCAGGCATCGTCCGGTCGCTGACAACGCTCACCTTCAAAGCCTTCTGA
- a CDS encoding LysR family transcriptional regulator, producing the protein MIMLASRRFLPSISHLAAFEAVARTGSVTAAARELDLTQSAVSRQVSALEEQLGVELFLRERQTMRLTLAGDSYAREIREALRRISSASLNLRANPHGGTLNLAILPTFGTRWLAPRLGRFLSANPGVTINLATRLSPFDFRLDSIDAAIHFGHSHWPGAELTLLMSERTVPACSPDFLKQHRISRPEDLLAVPLLHLTTRPDAWEQWFAGNGVSFESVHGMLFDQFATAAQAATAGLGVALLPTFLMQEELRRGDLVAAVDREMESRERYYLACPSERADYAPLAAFRGWIVAEAMAGPNV; encoded by the coding sequence ATGATCATGCTCGCTTCAAGACGTTTTCTGCCGTCGATTTCACATCTCGCCGCCTTCGAGGCGGTTGCCCGCACAGGCAGCGTCACGGCGGCGGCGCGCGAACTCGACCTGACACAGAGCGCCGTCAGCCGCCAGGTCAGCGCGCTGGAGGAACAACTCGGAGTCGAGCTCTTCCTGCGTGAGCGCCAGACCATGCGGCTGACGCTGGCCGGCGACAGTTATGCCCGCGAGATTCGCGAGGCGCTGCGCCGGATCTCGAGCGCCTCGTTGAACCTGCGCGCCAATCCGCATGGCGGCACGCTCAATCTCGCCATCCTGCCGACCTTCGGCACGCGCTGGCTGGCGCCGCGCCTGGGCCGCTTTCTCAGCGCCAATCCCGGCGTGACCATCAATCTGGCGACCCGGCTTTCACCTTTCGATTTCCGGCTCGATTCAATCGACGCCGCGATCCATTTCGGCCACTCGCACTGGCCCGGCGCGGAACTGACCTTGCTGATGTCGGAGCGTACGGTGCCGGCCTGCAGTCCCGATTTTCTGAAACAGCACAGGATTTCGCGGCCAGAGGATCTGCTTGCCGTTCCGCTTCTGCATCTGACGACGCGCCCCGATGCCTGGGAACAATGGTTCGCCGGTAATGGTGTTTCGTTCGAAAGCGTGCACGGCATGCTCTTCGATCAGTTCGCCACCGCAGCGCAAGCGGCGACCGCCGGTCTCGGTGTCGCCCTGTTGCCGACATTCCTGATGCAGGAAGAACTCAGGCGCGGCGATCTCGTCGCCGCCGTCGACCGGGAGATGGAGAGCCGGGAGCGGTATTATCTCGCCTGTCCCAGCGAGCGCGCCGATTATGCGCCGCTTGCCGCCTTTCGCGGCTGGATCGTCGCGGAGGCGATGGCCGGACCGAACGTGTGA
- a CDS encoding VOC family protein has translation MPQTFVSTDRIRSLFTEAMSQMYRTEVPQYGALIELVADVNAGYLESNPDLRERLARAGELDRIDVERHGAIRLGTAEELFTIRRLFAVMGMQAVGYYDLSVAGVPVHSTCFRPIDEAALNINPFRVFTSLLRLELIEDEGLRREAEAILAKRRIYTPGAIALIERHEQKGGLTEAEATEFVAEALETFRWHGEATVSAETYKRLHDAHRLIADVVSFKGPHINHLTPRTLDIDAVQARMPERGITPKAVIEGPPRRQCDILLRQTSFKALEETIVFSGDEGAVQGTHTARFGEIEQRGVALTAKGRALYDQLLASVRGEVQVGAGGAKAGAYDQELAERFKALPDSWDELRSQDLAFFHYSATPAGIAAAIAGTLPRDPEALLAKGYLAFAPIVYEDFLPVSAAGIFQSNLGTDQQQNYATRSNRDAFETALGATVQDELALYAERQAASLETAMGALGLAALQLRTVA, from the coding sequence ATGCCGCAAACCTTCGTTTCCACAGACCGTATCCGTTCGCTCTTCACCGAGGCGATGTCGCAGATGTACCGGACGGAGGTTCCGCAATACGGCGCGCTGATCGAGCTGGTGGCGGATGTGAATGCCGGCTACCTCGAAAGCAATCCGGATCTGCGCGAACGCTTGGCCCGCGCCGGCGAGCTTGATCGCATCGATGTCGAGCGCCACGGCGCCATCCGGCTCGGAACGGCGGAAGAGCTTTTCACCATCCGCCGGCTGTTTGCCGTCATGGGCATGCAGGCGGTCGGTTATTACGACCTTTCGGTGGCCGGCGTGCCGGTTCATTCCACTTGCTTCCGGCCGATCGACGAGGCGGCGCTCAACATCAATCCGTTCCGCGTCTTCACCTCGCTGCTGCGCCTGGAGCTGATCGAGGACGAAGGTCTGCGTCGTGAAGCCGAGGCAATTCTCGCCAAGCGGCGCATCTATACGCCGGGCGCCATCGCGCTGATCGAGCGTCATGAGCAGAAGGGTGGCCTGACCGAGGCGGAAGCGACCGAATTTGTCGCTGAGGCGCTTGAAACCTTCCGCTGGCACGGCGAAGCGACCGTCAGCGCTGAAACCTACAAGCGCCTGCACGACGCGCATCGGCTGATTGCCGACGTCGTCAGCTTCAAGGGGCCGCACATCAACCACCTGACGCCGCGCACGCTCGATATCGATGCGGTGCAGGCCCGCATGCCGGAACGCGGCATCACTCCGAAGGCAGTCATCGAAGGGCCGCCGCGCCGGCAGTGCGATATCCTGCTGCGGCAGACGAGCTTCAAGGCGCTCGAGGAGACGATCGTCTTCTCAGGTGATGAGGGTGCGGTCCAGGGCACGCATACCGCCCGCTTCGGCGAGATCGAACAGCGCGGCGTGGCTTTGACGGCCAAAGGCCGGGCGCTCTACGACCAGCTGCTCGCTTCGGTTCGCGGTGAAGTGCAGGTCGGCGCCGGCGGCGCCAAGGCGGGCGCCTACGACCAGGAACTGGCCGAGCGCTTCAAGGCGTTGCCGGACAGCTGGGATGAGCTGCGCAGCCAGGATCTCGCCTTCTTCCATTATTCCGCCACGCCCGCGGGCATTGCCGCCGCGATCGCCGGGACCTTGCCGCGCGATCCCGAAGCGCTTCTCGCCAAGGGCTATCTCGCCTTCGCGCCGATCGTCTATGAAGACTTCCTGCCCGTCAGCGCGGCCGGCATCTTCCAGTCGAATCTCGGCACCGACCAGCAGCAGAATTATGCGACGCGCTCGAACCGCGACGCCTTCGAGACTGCACTCGGAGCGACGGTTCAGGATGAACTGGCGCTTTATGCAGAGCGGCAGGCCGCATCGCTGGAGACGGCGATGGGGGCGCTCGGGCTCGCGGCCCTGCAGCTGAGGACCGTTGCGTGA
- a CDS encoding FAD-binding oxidoreductase, producing the protein MLNDPRSHGLWEKTAGVPPATSPLQGAVSADVVIVGGGYTGLSAALHLAEAGSKVVLLEAKEIGFGGAGRNVGLINAGMWVMPNDLPGVLGPVHGERLLELLGNAPKLVMELIDKHAIACELERNGTLHCAVGADGLKEIEARALQWSARGAPVKVLDAAETAKRIGSDAYAGALLDLRAGTLQPLAYARGLAHAAVKAGVTIHTSSPVIATERRGSLWTVNTESGEASADWIIVATDAYSTGPFEQVRNEQVYLPYFNFATVPLGHNLRRSILPGREGAWDTKDILSSFRMDQAGRLVFGSVGALRNTGLAVHKGWAKRALKRLFPMIGDVEFECEWYGQIGMTDNALPRFHKFAPNVIGFSGYNGRGIAPGTVFGRTLAEHILGRLAEADLPLPLTSPTEPSFRALKELWYEAGAQVAHFADARF; encoded by the coding sequence ATGCTGAATGATCCGCGCTCCCATGGCCTCTGGGAAAAGACCGCAGGCGTACCGCCGGCGACCTCGCCTCTCCAAGGCGCGGTATCGGCCGACGTCGTCATCGTCGGTGGCGGCTATACCGGTCTTTCCGCCGCCTTGCATCTTGCCGAGGCCGGGTCGAAGGTGGTTCTGCTGGAGGCGAAGGAGATCGGCTTCGGCGGTGCGGGGCGCAATGTCGGTCTGATCAATGCCGGCATGTGGGTGATGCCCAACGACCTGCCGGGCGTGCTCGGCCCAGTTCACGGCGAACGCCTGCTCGAGTTGCTCGGGAATGCGCCGAAGCTCGTCATGGAACTGATCGACAAGCACGCGATCGCCTGCGAACTCGAGCGTAACGGCACGCTGCACTGCGCCGTCGGCGCGGACGGGTTGAAGGAGATCGAGGCGCGCGCGCTGCAATGGTCCGCGCGTGGCGCGCCCGTGAAAGTGCTCGATGCGGCAGAAACGGCCAAACGCATCGGCAGTGATGCCTATGCCGGGGCGCTGCTCGATCTTCGCGCCGGAACACTACAGCCGCTTGCCTATGCGCGCGGCCTCGCCCATGCCGCCGTCAAGGCGGGCGTCACCATCCATACGTCGAGCCCCGTCATCGCAACCGAGCGTCGCGGCAGTCTCTGGACCGTGAACACGGAAAGCGGCGAAGCCAGCGCGGACTGGATCATCGTCGCCACCGATGCCTACAGCACCGGCCCCTTCGAGCAGGTGCGCAACGAGCAGGTCTATCTGCCCTATTTCAATTTCGCCACCGTGCCGCTCGGCCACAATCTGCGTCGGTCGATCCTGCCGGGGCGGGAAGGCGCATGGGACACCAAGGACATTCTCTCCTCCTTCCGCATGGATCAGGCTGGACGCCTCGTTTTCGGCAGCGTCGGCGCGCTGCGCAATACCGGGCTTGCGGTGCATAAGGGCTGGGCCAAGCGCGCCCTGAAGCGGCTCTTTCCCATGATCGGCGATGTCGAATTCGAATGCGAATGGTATGGCCAGATCGGCATGACCGACAATGCGCTGCCGCGCTTCCACAAATTCGCCCCGAATGTTATCGGCTTTTCAGGCTATAATGGCCGCGGCATAGCCCCCGGCACGGTCTTCGGCCGCACATTGGCTGAACATATTCTCGGCCGGCTTGCCGAGGCCGATCTGCCGCTGCCGCTGACGTCACCCACAGAGCCGAGCTTCCGTGCGCTCAAGGAACTATGGTACGAAGCCGGCGCTCAGGTCGCCCATTTCGCCGATGCCCGCTTCTGA
- a CDS encoding aldehyde dehydrogenase family protein, with amino-acid sequence MTIAVLDLATETAKLLAELGVDAGRYQGGTLSVSSPVTGKEIGKLKEHSVSETKAAIEEAHKAFLEWRSVPAPKRGELIRLLGEELRSAKTALGRLVSIEVGKITSEGLGEVQEMIDICDFAVGLSRQLYGLTIATERSEHRMMESWHPLGAIGIISAFNFPVAVWSWNAALAMVCGNSTVWKPSEKTPLTALAVQALFEKALKRFVAEGGKAPANLSTLIIGGREVGEVLVDHPKIPLVSATGSTAMGRAVGPRLSQRFARAILELGGNNAAIVCPSADLDLTLRGVAFSAMGTAGQRCTTLRRLFVHESVYDQLVPRLQKAYGSVTIGNPLETGTLVGPLIDGQAFEKMQAALGEAASAGGKVTGGERVDNGSADAFYVRPALVEMPDQTGPVEHETFAPILYVMKYSDFDTVLALHNAVPQGLSSSIFTNDMREAETFVSARGSDCGIANVNLGPSGAEIGGAFGGEKETGGGRESGSDAWKAYMRRATNTINYGSTLPLAQGVKFDVE; translated from the coding sequence ATGACCATCGCCGTCCTCGATCTCGCCACCGAAACCGCCAAGCTGCTCGCCGAACTCGGCGTCGACGCCGGCCGCTATCAGGGCGGCACGCTGTCTGTCTCCTCGCCGGTCACCGGCAAGGAAATCGGCAAGCTCAAAGAACATTCCGTTTCCGAAACGAAAGCGGCGATCGAAGAGGCGCACAAGGCTTTCCTCGAATGGCGTTCCGTGCCGGCGCCGAAGCGCGGCGAGTTGATCCGCCTGCTCGGCGAGGAGCTGCGCAGCGCCAAGACGGCGCTCGGCCGTCTTGTCTCGATCGAAGTCGGCAAGATCACCTCCGAAGGCCTCGGCGAGGTTCAGGAGATGATCGACATCTGCGATTTCGCCGTCGGTCTGTCGCGTCAGCTCTATGGCCTGACGATCGCTACCGAGCGCTCCGAACACCGGATGATGGAAAGCTGGCACCCGCTCGGCGCGATCGGCATCATTTCCGCCTTCAACTTCCCGGTCGCCGTCTGGTCTTGGAATGCGGCGCTGGCGATGGTCTGCGGCAATTCCACGGTCTGGAAACCGTCGGAAAAGACACCGTTGACCGCGCTTGCCGTGCAGGCGCTGTTCGAAAAGGCGCTGAAGCGCTTCGTCGCCGAAGGCGGCAAGGCGCCCGCCAATCTGTCGACCCTGATCATCGGCGGCCGTGAGGTCGGCGAGGTGCTGGTCGACCATCCGAAGATCCCGCTCGTTTCCGCCACCGGCTCGACGGCGATGGGCCGCGCCGTCGGTCCGCGCCTGTCGCAGCGTTTTGCCCGGGCTATTCTCGAACTCGGAGGCAACAATGCCGCCATCGTCTGCCCGAGCGCCGATCTCGACCTGACGCTGCGCGGCGTCGCCTTCTCCGCCATGGGAACGGCCGGCCAGCGCTGCACGACGCTGCGCCGTCTCTTCGTCCATGAAAGCGTCTACGACCAGCTTGTGCCGCGCTTGCAGAAGGCCTACGGCTCCGTCACCATCGGCAATCCGCTCGAAACAGGCACACTTGTGGGACCGCTGATCGACGGCCAGGCCTTCGAGAAGATGCAGGCAGCCCTTGGCGAGGCGGCATCGGCCGGCGGCAAGGTGACCGGCGGCGAACGCGTCGACAATGGTTCGGCCGATGCCTTCTACGTTCGCCCGGCGCTCGTCGAAATGCCCGATCAGACCGGTCCGGTCGAGCACGAGACCTTCGCGCCCATTCTCTATGTGATGAAATACAGCGATTTCGACACGGTGCTGGCGCTCCACAATGCCGTGCCGCAGGGGTTGTCGTCGTCGATCTTCACCAACGACATGCGCGAGGCGGAAACCTTCGTCTCCGCGCGGGGCTCGGATTGCGGCATTGCCAACGTCAACCTCGGGCCTTCGGGCGCCGAAATCGGCGGTGCCTTCGGCGGTGAAAAGGAGACCGGCGGCGGACGCGAATCCGGCTCCGATGCCTGGAAGGCCTATATGCGCCGCGCCACTAACACGATCAATTACGGCAGCACGCTGCCGCTTGCGCAGGGCGTCAAATTCGACGTCGAATAG
- a CDS encoding iron ABC transporter substrate-binding protein yields the protein MTIAFNRFSHVLALAASFLSATALAGSANAQDEGLVVYNAQHESLGREWIDAFTKETGIKVSMRQGGDMQFANQIIQEGDASPADVFLTENSPAMTLVDGAGLFAPVEKETLDRVPEQYRPADGMWTGIAARTTVFAYDKTKLSEDKLPKSLLDLADPAWKGRWGAAPAGADFQAIVAALLQLKGEDATKAWLKGLKDNATPYKGNSVAMKAVNSGEVEGAVIYHYYWFGDQAKTGENSKNVGMHYFKNQDPGAFISVSGGGVLKSTQHMKEAQAFLKFVTSKAGQAILKNGTSYEYAVGKDSLSNDKLVPLADLNAPKVEASTLDSKKVVELMTAAGLI from the coding sequence ATGACTATTGCTTTTAACCGTTTTTCCCACGTGCTGGCGCTCGCCGCGTCGTTCCTCTCCGCCACCGCGCTCGCAGGCAGCGCCAATGCGCAGGATGAGGGTCTGGTCGTATACAATGCGCAGCACGAAAGCCTGGGCCGCGAATGGATCGATGCCTTCACCAAGGAGACCGGCATCAAGGTCAGCATGCGCCAGGGCGGCGACATGCAGTTCGCCAATCAGATCATTCAGGAAGGCGACGCATCCCCGGCGGACGTTTTCCTGACTGAGAATTCGCCGGCCATGACGCTGGTCGACGGCGCCGGGCTCTTCGCCCCGGTCGAAAAGGAGACGCTGGATCGGGTCCCGGAGCAGTATCGTCCGGCCGACGGCATGTGGACCGGCATTGCCGCCCGCACGACGGTTTTTGCCTATGATAAGACCAAGCTCAGCGAAGACAAGTTGCCGAAGTCGCTGCTCGACCTCGCCGATCCCGCCTGGAAGGGCCGCTGGGGTGCAGCGCCGGCCGGCGCCGACTTCCAGGCTATCGTCGCTGCCCTGCTGCAGTTGAAGGGCGAAGACGCCACCAAGGCATGGCTGAAGGGTCTCAAAGACAATGCGACGCCCTATAAGGGCAACAGCGTTGCCATGAAGGCGGTCAATTCAGGTGAAGTCGAAGGCGCTGTCATCTATCACTACTACTGGTTCGGCGACCAGGCGAAGACGGGCGAGAACAGCAAGAATGTCGGCATGCATTACTTCAAGAACCAGGATCCGGGCGCTTTCATCAGCGTGTCGGGCGGCGGCGTCCTGAAGTCCACGCAGCACATGAAGGAAGCGCAGGCTTTCCTGAAATTCGTCACCAGCAAGGCGGGCCAGGCGATTCTCAAGAACGGCACCTCCTATGAATATGCCGTCGGCAAGGATTCCCTTTCCAACGACAAGCTCGTTCCGCTTGCCGATCTCAATGCGCCGAAGGTCGAAGCCTCGACGCTGGACAGCAAGAAGGTCGTGGAACTGATGACGGCGGCAGGTCTGATCTAG
- a CDS encoding iron ABC transporter permease — MTGSGNCLSKAVAFLFQRMKASALLQDNRFFVAGNRAPVAPKAAQMLLPRRRMPHAPVMLLATVIAIFSLVPLGFIGWITYDVGWETVKTLVFRPRVGELLINTVLLESVTIPLSIALAVTLAWLTERTDIPFARLWAWLAVAPLAVPAFVHSYAWVSLIPGMRGLESGVFVSVVAYYPFLYLPVAAALRRLDPAIEDTAASLGLDPWRVFFRTVLPQLRFAICGGSLLIALHLLSEYGLFVMIRFDTFATAIVDQFQSSYNSPASNMLGGVLVACCLFLLGLEVLLRGNERYARVGPGSPRPADRRRLGWFVVPAILLPVVLAVLALGVPLMTLGRWLYLGGSEIWRIEVGTAFLQTMALALAGGVLATVAAAPMAWLSVRAPGRFQRVLEACHYYVGSLPGVVVALALVTITVRLVLPLYQTFATLLVAYVMLFLPRAMVGLRASIAQAPVELERAAMGLGRTPGQAVRQITMRLAAPGAAASVALTALGITNELTATLMLSPSGVDTLATKFWSLTSEIDYVSAAPYACMMVVLSLPLTLTLYTQSKRTAGQ; from the coding sequence ATGACGGGATCGGGCAACTGTCTTTCCAAGGCGGTTGCCTTCCTTTTTCAGCGTATGAAGGCATCGGCCTTGCTGCAGGACAACAGATTTTTCGTAGCCGGCAACAGGGCGCCGGTCGCGCCGAAGGCCGCGCAAATGCTATTGCCGCGCCGGCGCATGCCGCACGCGCCGGTGATGCTTCTCGCGACCGTCATCGCGATCTTCAGTCTCGTGCCGCTCGGCTTCATCGGCTGGATCACTTACGATGTCGGCTGGGAAACGGTGAAAACGCTCGTCTTCCGGCCACGTGTCGGCGAACTCCTCATCAATACGGTTCTCCTGGAATCGGTGACCATTCCGCTGTCGATCGCGCTGGCCGTGACGCTTGCCTGGCTGACCGAACGAACGGATATTCCGTTCGCCAGACTCTGGGCCTGGCTGGCAGTCGCGCCGCTCGCAGTGCCAGCCTTCGTGCACAGCTACGCCTGGGTCAGCCTCATTCCCGGCATGCGCGGCCTTGAGAGCGGCGTCTTCGTTTCTGTTGTCGCCTACTATCCATTCCTTTATCTGCCGGTCGCCGCAGCGCTGCGCCGTCTCGATCCGGCCATCGAAGATACCGCCGCCTCCCTTGGCCTCGATCCCTGGCGCGTCTTCTTCCGCACCGTGCTGCCGCAGTTGAGGTTTGCCATTTGCGGCGGCTCGCTGCTGATTGCGCTGCATCTGCTGTCGGAATACGGCCTGTTCGTCATGATCCGGTTCGATACTTTCGCAACCGCGATCGTCGACCAGTTCCAATCCTCCTACAACAGCCCGGCCTCCAACATGCTCGGCGGCGTGCTCGTCGCCTGCTGCCTTTTCCTGCTCGGTCTCGAAGTGCTGCTGCGCGGCAACGAACGTTATGCCCGCGTCGGCCCCGGCTCGCCGCGTCCGGCCGATCGCCGGCGTCTTGGCTGGTTCGTGGTGCCGGCCATCCTGCTGCCTGTCGTCCTGGCGGTGCTGGCGCTCGGCGTGCCGTTGATGACGCTCGGCCGCTGGCTCTATCTCGGCGGCAGCGAGATCTGGCGCATCGAGGTCGGCACTGCTTTCCTGCAGACGATGGCGCTCGCTCTTGCCGGCGGCGTGCTGGCGACGGTTGCCGCAGCCCCCATGGCCTGGCTTTCCGTGCGCGCGCCCGGCCGCTTCCAGCGCGTGCTCGAAGCCTGCCACTATTATGTCGGCTCGCTGCCTGGCGTCGTCGTGGCGCTGGCGCTGGTGACGATCACCGTGCGTCTCGTGCTGCCGCTCTATCAGACTTTCGCAACGCTGCTCGTCGCCTATGTGATGCTTTTCCTGCCCCGCGCCATGGTCGGCTTACGCGCCAGCATCGCTCAGGCGCCAGTGGAGCTGGAGCGCGCCGCGATGGGCCTCGGCCGCACCCCCGGTCAGGCAGTGCGGCAGATCACCATGCGGCTTGCCGCACCGGGAGCCGCTGCCAGCGTCGCCTTGACCGCACTTGGCATTACCAATGAACTCACGGCGACGCTGATGCTCTCGCCCAGCGGCGTCGACACTCTGGCGACGAAATTCTGGTCGCTGACGAGCGAGATCGATTACGTTTCGGCCGCCCCTTACGCCTGCATGATGGTCGTGCTGTCGCTGCCGCTCACCCTGACGCTTTATACGCAATCGAAACGGACGGCCGGCCAATGA
- a CDS encoding ABC transporter ATP-binding protein, producing the protein MTLLTIENISKRYGPVQALTDISLDVQAGSRTAVIGPSGSGKTTLLRIIAGFELADTGRVTLDGDVLADGPAAMPAHKRGIGIVSQDGALFPHLSVAENIGFGFERSAADRERRIAELLDMVELDRGMLARRPHQLSGGQQQRVALARALGRKPRLMLLDEPFSALDTGLRENMRKAVARVLQAAGITAVLVTHDQEEALSFADQVAVLREGRLIQAGTPQTLYLHPRDRETALFLGDAVLLPAIIRNGLADCALGHVAVEGSRQGKAEIMLRPEQIRVIADESDRDYGGRVVEVEFGGAVCTVAVSLDGVALPPIRIKTSSVALPSPGDLVRLDISGKAHVFER; encoded by the coding sequence ATGACGCTGCTTACGATCGAAAACATCAGCAAGCGCTACGGGCCCGTCCAGGCGCTGACGGATATTTCGCTCGATGTCCAGGCCGGCAGCCGCACCGCCGTCATCGGGCCATCCGGCTCGGGCAAGACGACGCTGCTGCGCATCATCGCCGGCTTCGAGCTGGCCGACACCGGCAGGGTGACCCTGGACGGCGACGTGTTGGCCGATGGCCCCGCGGCGATGCCGGCTCACAAGCGGGGCATCGGCATCGTCTCGCAGGATGGCGCGCTGTTTCCACACTTGAGCGTGGCTGAAAATATCGGCTTCGGCTTCGAACGGAGTGCTGCCGATCGTGAGCGGCGCATCGCCGAACTGCTCGATATGGTCGAGCTCGACCGCGGCATGCTGGCGCGCCGCCCGCACCAGCTTTCCGGCGGTCAGCAGCAGCGCGTGGCGCTCGCCCGCGCGCTCGGCCGCAAGCCGCGGCTGATGCTGCTCGACGAACCATTCTCGGCGCTCGACACCGGCTTGCGTGAAAACATGCGCAAGGCTGTCGCGCGCGTGCTGCAGGCGGCCGGCATTACCGCCGTTCTCGTGACGCACGATCAGGAAGAGGCACTGAGTTTTGCCGATCAGGTCGCGGTCCTGAGGGAAGGGCGGCTGATCCAGGCGGGAACGCCGCAAACCCTGTATCTGCATCCCAGGGACCGCGAGACGGCACTGTTCCTCGGCGATGCCGTACTGCTTCCGGCCATCATCCGCAACGGCCTTGCCGACTGCGCCCTCGGCCATGTCGCCGTCGAAGGCAGCCGCCAGGGCAAGGCGGAAATCATGCTGCGGCCCGAGCAGATCCGCGTCATTGCCGATGAAAGCGATCGCGACTACGGCGGACGGGTTGTCGAGGTGGAATTCGGTGGCGCGGTCTGCACGGTCGCCGTCTCGCTCGATGGCGTTGCCCTGCCGCCGATCCGGATCAAGACCTCGAGTGTCGCCCTTCCCTCGCCAGGCGATCTCGTTCGCCTGGATATATCGGGCAAGGCGCACGTTTTCGAGCGCTGA
- a CDS encoding glucoamylase family protein has product MLQRIEDIDAALIDRLQHSAFKYFLKYSNPENGLVADTSIGGVPASIAAVGFALSSYPVAVERCWIGRKEAAERTVNTLRFFAEARQGEERHATGHRGFFYHFLQMDSGNRAWNSELSTIDTALLIAGVLTAAQYFNREDDETETEIRELATFIYERVDWRWALNKGDTISMGWKPSSGFLRWRYHGFDEAIILYALALASPTHPVPQSSYDAFTSSYSWMTFGDQPYLYAGPLFIHLFSHAWIDFRGIQDRPMMERNWDYFRNTQIVINMQRDYAERNPGGFVGYNRNVWGFTACDGPPPTRRMRGGRQPKVLGYAARGAPLGPDDGTIAPWAALACLPYDRQAALDGTKALLTTYPNLLLEGGFPGGFNPTVQTKRPEGWVDDRTVGIDQGLVVMTVENARSDFIWKLMRQSPVIRLGLERAGFTGGWLEGVEPQELMRKVG; this is encoded by the coding sequence ATGCTGCAACGGATTGAAGACATTGATGCGGCCCTTATCGACAGGTTGCAGCATTCGGCATTCAAGTACTTCCTGAAATATTCCAATCCCGAAAATGGCCTGGTGGCCGATACCTCGATCGGCGGCGTGCCGGCAAGCATCGCGGCCGTCGGTTTTGCCCTTTCCTCCTATCCGGTTGCCGTCGAGCGTTGCTGGATCGGCCGCAAGGAAGCAGCCGAGCGCACGGTCAATACGCTGCGTTTCTTCGCCGAGGCGCGCCAGGGCGAAGAGCGCCATGCGACCGGCCATCGCGGCTTCTTTTATCATTTTCTCCAGATGGATAGCGGAAATCGCGCCTGGAACAGCGAGCTTTCGACCATCGATACCGCGCTGCTTATCGCCGGCGTGCTGACAGCAGCGCAATATTTCAATCGCGAAGACGACGAGACAGAGACGGAAATCCGTGAACTCGCAACCTTCATCTACGAACGGGTCGACTGGCGCTGGGCGCTGAACAAGGGCGACACGATTTCCATGGGCTGGAAGCCTTCGTCGGGCTTCCTGCGCTGGCGCTATCACGGTTTCGACGAGGCGATCATTCTTTATGCGCTGGCACTCGCCTCGCCGACGCATCCCGTTCCGCAGTCGAGCTACGACGCCTTCACATCCAGCTATTCCTGGATGACGTTCGGTGACCAGCCGTATCTCTATGCCGGACCGCTTTTCATTCATCTCTTCTCGCATGCCTGGATCGATTTCCGCGGCATCCAGGACAGACCGATGATGGAGCGCAACTGGGACTACTTCCGCAATACCCAGATCGTCATCAACATGCAGCGCGACTATGCCGAGCGCAATCCTGGCGGTTTCGTCGGCTACAACAGGAATGTCTGGGGCTTTACCGCCTGCGACGGCCCACCGCCGACCCGGCGCATGCGTGGCGGCCGGCAGCCGAAGGTCCTGGGTTATGCCGCGCGCGGCGCGCCGCTCGGGCCCGATGACGGCACGATCGCGCCATGGGCAGCACTCGCCTGCCTGCCCTACGACCGGCAGGCAGCCCTCGACGGCACCAAGGCGCTGCTGACCACCTATCCGAACCTGCTGTTGGAAGGCGGTTTCCCCGGCGGCTTCAATCCGACCGTACAGACAAAACGTCCGGAGGGCTGGGTCGACGACCGCACCGTCGGCATCGACCAGGGTCTTGTCGTCATGACCGTCGAAAACGCGCGTTCCGATTTCATCTGGAAGCTGATGCGGCAATCGCCGGTCATCCGCCTCGGGCTCGAGCGCGCCGGCTTTACCGGCGGCTGGCTCGAGGGCGTCGAGCCGCAAGAGTTGATGCGTAAAGTCGGTTAG